One genomic segment of Hymenobacter psoromatis includes these proteins:
- a CDS encoding gliding motility lipoprotein GldB — MKVSTYILALGLVAAELLAGCQRDAEEGGCRPDPASNAPALPLPLHRLERSFFQIKNPDEASQFMRDNPVFAQLYLHADQAPPATLATSLTKMATNPALQKLGQQTAVAFADSAALRRDMAAMFGRVKYYFPDFQGPAVADTYVSGLVGQDIYINDKLLVISLDWFAGPQASYRPDLPGYMLRRYRPAYVLPTLALAVSGKYNKHQLTATSMLDQMVDQGKRLYFAGRMLPCAPDSLLMGYSEKELKSVKFNEPRIWGHFLEKDLLYATTPFLIQKYVGERPNVPEIDRTCPGRIGQWLGLQIVRKYMAEHPDVTLPQLMALTDAQRLLNDSHYRPKK, encoded by the coding sequence TTGAAAGTATCTACTTATATCCTAGCGCTCGGCTTAGTCGCCGCAGAGCTGCTGGCCGGCTGCCAGCGTGATGCCGAGGAAGGTGGTTGCCGCCCCGACCCCGCCAGCAACGCGCCCGCCTTGCCCCTACCCCTGCACCGTCTTGAAAGGTCCTTCTTTCAGATTAAAAATCCGGACGAAGCGTCGCAATTCATGCGCGACAATCCTGTTTTTGCGCAGCTATACCTGCACGCCGACCAGGCCCCGCCCGCTACGCTGGCGACATCTCTGACCAAGATGGCGACTAATCCGGCGCTCCAAAAGCTGGGCCAGCAGACCGCCGTGGCCTTTGCCGACTCGGCAGCCCTGCGGCGGGATATGGCAGCTATGTTTGGGCGGGTGAAGTATTATTTTCCTGATTTTCAGGGGCCGGCCGTGGCCGATACTTACGTGAGCGGGCTGGTGGGCCAGGACATTTATATCAACGATAAGCTACTGGTTATCAGCTTAGATTGGTTTGCGGGACCGCAGGCCAGCTACCGGCCCGACTTGCCCGGTTACATGTTGCGGCGCTACCGCCCGGCCTACGTGCTGCCCACGCTGGCGCTGGCCGTATCGGGCAAGTACAACAAGCATCAACTCACAGCCACATCCATGCTCGACCAGATGGTGGACCAGGGTAAGCGCCTCTACTTTGCGGGCCGGATGCTGCCCTGCGCACCCGATTCGCTGCTGATGGGCTACTCGGAGAAGGAGCTGAAGAGCGTTAAATTCAATGAGCCGCGCATTTGGGGGCATTTTCTGGAGAAAGACCTGCTGTATGCTACTACTCCGTTTCTGATTCAGAAGTACGTGGGCGAGCGGCCCAACGTGCCCGAAATTGACCGCACCTGCCCTGGCCGCATCGGGCAGTGGCTGGGCTTGCAAATCGTGCGCAAATACATGGCCGAGCACCCGGATGTGACCCTACCCCAGCTCATGGCCCTGACCGACGCCCAACGCCTGCTCAACGACTCGCATTATCGACCGAAGAAATAA
- a CDS encoding porin family protein has protein sequence MKKLFLTLAALAISAAAFAQVEIGLKVSPAVSFLRASSPAPASFQGGGSKLSFGGGVFIDYFFGENYAFNTGLFLTGKGGNFNYIEKNNSPYPIADYRNGQKLAIQYLEIPATLKLFTNEISPATRLYFQVGGSLSFPVSTRINGDKFYTDPYNGNVQTAASAHVFAVDANLIGGLGVEYQLGHSTKALAGFSYHHGLVDLDRYFKKNRGFQDVSIKNSVVALDLGLKF, from the coding sequence ATGAAGAAGTTATTCCTGACTCTCGCCGCGCTGGCTATTTCCGCCGCCGCTTTCGCCCAGGTCGAAATTGGCCTCAAGGTATCGCCTGCCGTGTCTTTTCTGCGCGCCAGCTCGCCTGCTCCTGCCAGTTTTCAAGGCGGCGGTAGTAAGCTCAGTTTCGGCGGTGGGGTGTTTATAGATTACTTTTTTGGCGAAAACTACGCCTTTAACACTGGGCTGTTTTTGACCGGTAAGGGAGGAAATTTCAATTATATAGAAAAAAACAACTCGCCCTATCCAATCGCAGACTACCGAAATGGGCAAAAGCTGGCTATCCAATACCTCGAAATTCCCGCTACCCTCAAGCTGTTTACCAACGAGATTTCGCCCGCTACCCGCCTTTATTTCCAGGTCGGTGGCTCGCTGTCTTTCCCGGTTAGCACGCGCATCAACGGCGATAAATTCTACACCGACCCTTACAATGGCAACGTCCAGACTGCTGCTTCGGCCCACGTTTTCGCAGTGGATGCCAACCTCATCGGCGGTTTGGGCGTCGAATATCAGCTGGGCCATAGTACCAAAGCGCTTGCCGGTTTCAGCTATCACCACGGCCTAGTGGACCTCGACCGCTACTTTAAGAAAAATCGGGGCTTCCAAGATGTGAGCATTAAAAACAGCGTCGTGGCGCTGGATTTGGGTCTCAAATTCTGA
- a CDS encoding Rne/Rng family ribonuclease — MSNELIINSTPEGERIALLQDKRLIEYHFDRNDTNYAVGDIFLGTVRKVMPGLNAAFVDIGSEKDAFLHYGDLGEQFPSLHKWVGTVMKHQAQSAGLENFKLEPPLEKVGKADSVFKKGQNLLVQVVKEPISTKGPRVSTDISMAGRYLVLMPFTNGISVSKKIVSKAERDRLKRLIASIKPEGFGVIIRTVAEGHEVAELDRDMQSMVENWDTLYQNLRKGQPRDKVLGELGRTSSMLRDMLNESFDSIIVDTPGRFEEMKEYVQKIAPDKVGLVKLHNTKVKLFEHLGIEKQLKTLFGKTVSVPGGGYLVIEHTEALHVIDVNSGSKSNQENDQEATALMINLLAAKEVARQLRLRDMGGIIVVDFIDMRAAESRKKVEDAVYHIMKQDKAKFTILPLTKFGLMQITRQRVRPAETIVTGEVCPTCGGTGKISASIQVTDEIDNSIDDLLVNQNQNGLTLYVHPFLHAYYTKGLVSKQMKWYLKYYKWVKVMKDTALGLTDFRIEDEHGEQIELHSAAAAMARAQDREVVELTAE; from the coding sequence TTGAGCAATGAATTAATAATCAATTCCACCCCCGAAGGGGAGCGCATTGCCTTGCTCCAGGATAAACGGCTGATTGAGTACCACTTCGACCGTAACGATACCAACTACGCAGTAGGTGATATCTTTCTGGGTACCGTGCGTAAGGTAATGCCCGGCCTCAACGCTGCCTTCGTCGATATTGGGTCCGAAAAGGATGCCTTTTTGCACTACGGTGACCTCGGCGAGCAGTTTCCCTCCCTTCACAAGTGGGTGGGCACGGTGATGAAGCACCAGGCGCAGAGCGCGGGCTTAGAGAATTTTAAGCTGGAGCCGCCGCTGGAAAAAGTTGGTAAGGCCGACAGCGTTTTCAAAAAGGGGCAGAATCTGTTGGTGCAGGTGGTCAAAGAGCCGATTTCGACCAAGGGCCCACGGGTAAGCACCGACATTTCGATGGCCGGCCGCTACCTCGTACTGATGCCGTTTACAAACGGTATCTCAGTCTCCAAAAAGATTGTGAGCAAGGCTGAGCGTGACCGACTCAAGCGGCTGATTGCCAGTATCAAACCCGAAGGCTTCGGCGTCATCATCCGCACTGTGGCGGAGGGCCACGAGGTGGCCGAGCTGGACCGCGACATGCAGAGTATGGTCGAAAATTGGGATACGCTCTACCAAAACCTGCGTAAGGGCCAACCCCGCGACAAAGTATTGGGCGAGTTGGGCCGCACGTCGTCTATGCTGCGCGACATGCTGAACGAGTCGTTTGACTCGATTATCGTGGATACGCCGGGCCGCTTCGAGGAGATGAAGGAGTACGTGCAGAAAATTGCACCCGATAAGGTGGGGCTGGTGAAGCTGCACAATACCAAGGTCAAGTTATTTGAGCACCTGGGTATTGAAAAGCAGCTAAAAACGCTGTTTGGCAAGACGGTGAGCGTGCCGGGCGGTGGCTACTTGGTCATTGAGCACACGGAGGCGCTACACGTAATTGACGTGAACTCGGGCTCAAAGAGCAACCAGGAAAATGACCAAGAGGCCACGGCCCTGATGATTAATCTACTGGCCGCCAAGGAAGTAGCGCGCCAGCTGCGCCTACGCGACATGGGCGGCATCATCGTGGTGGACTTCATTGATATGCGCGCCGCGGAGAGCCGCAAAAAGGTGGAGGACGCGGTGTACCACATCATGAAGCAGGACAAGGCCAAGTTTACCATTCTGCCGCTCACCAAATTTGGGCTGATGCAGATAACCCGGCAGCGGGTGCGCCCGGCCGAAACCATTGTGACCGGCGAGGTGTGCCCCACCTGCGGCGGCACCGGCAAGATTTCGGCCTCCATCCAGGTAACGGACGAGATTGATAACAGCATCGACGACCTGCTGGTGAACCAGAACCAGAACGGCCTGACGCTCTACGTGCACCCATTCCTGCACGCTTATTACACCAAAGGCTTGGTAAGCAAGCAGATGAAGTGGTATCTCAAGTACTACAAGTGGGTGAAGGTGATGAAGGATACCGCCCTTGGCCTCACCGACTTCCGCATTGAGGACGAGCACGGCGAGCAGATTGAGTTACACTCGGCCGCCGCCGCAATGGCGCGCGCGCAAGACCGGGAGGTAGTAGAGCTAACCGCTGAATAG
- a CDS encoding glycosyltransferase family 4 protein encodes MHIAVFSQYHTSPDCPATSRHYTLLTEIAKHHRVTLFTTPAWRPQRLTHEWPWVPLGVELCEARVPYQNTMGPARRALAFAQYAAWAVRAGRRMARPDVVWGISTPLTAAWAAARVAQHWQVPWVFEVQDLWPSFPVAMGAVPTALARRQLFALEKRLYNSAAHIVPLSPDMSRYITALGISPAKITTLLNGTDLDLAACPTPLLVAELRRAQGLENQQVVLYAGTFGRANDLPTVVAAAEALVAANPAATFLFLGHGFFEALVAAAAARWPGRIRLVGGQPRHAVFSWFALADVAVVSFLGLPVLDANSPAKLYDALAVGTPVVVTNKGWTKALVEQYGCGWYAPAGDAAALAARLQAVLADPVAAAEAGKRGQTLARAEFDRRLLAQRMQRILEGVLFTN; translated from the coding sequence ATGCACATTGCCGTTTTCAGCCAGTACCATACCAGCCCCGACTGCCCGGCCACCAGCCGGCACTATACGCTGCTGACTGAAATTGCGAAGCATCACCGCGTTACGCTGTTTACTACCCCCGCCTGGCGACCGCAACGACTGACGCACGAGTGGCCTTGGGTACCGCTGGGTGTGGAGCTGTGCGAGGCGCGCGTGCCGTATCAGAACACGATGGGACCGGCACGGCGGGCGCTGGCCTTTGCGCAGTACGCGGCCTGGGCCGTGCGGGCGGGGCGACGCATGGCGCGGCCCGACGTGGTATGGGGTATCAGCACGCCGCTGACGGCGGCCTGGGCGGCGGCGCGGGTGGCGCAGCACTGGCAGGTGCCGTGGGTATTTGAGGTGCAGGATTTATGGCCCTCGTTTCCGGTGGCGATGGGCGCGGTGCCCACGGCGCTGGCCCGGCGGCAGCTATTCGCGTTGGAAAAGCGGCTGTACAACAGCGCGGCGCACATTGTGCCGCTCTCGCCCGACATGAGCCGCTACATCACGGCGCTCGGAATTTCGCCCGCTAAAATCACTACCCTGCTCAATGGCACCGACCTCGACCTGGCGGCCTGCCCTACCCCCCTACTTGTAGCCGAGCTGCGCCGGGCGCAGGGGCTGGAAAACCAGCAAGTGGTGCTCTACGCGGGCACCTTCGGTCGAGCCAACGACCTACCCACGGTAGTCGCCGCCGCCGAGGCGCTGGTGGCGGCCAACCCGGCCGCGACGTTTCTTTTCTTGGGCCACGGTTTTTTTGAGGCGCTGGTGGCGGCGGCGGCGGCGCGCTGGCCGGGGCGCATCCGGCTGGTGGGCGGGCAGCCGCGCCACGCAGTATTCAGCTGGTTCGCGCTGGCCGATGTGGCGGTAGTGTCATTTCTGGGCCTGCCGGTGTTGGACGCCAACTCGCCGGCTAAGCTCTATGATGCGCTGGCCGTGGGCACACCGGTAGTAGTTACCAATAAGGGCTGGACCAAGGCGCTCGTGGAGCAGTATGGCTGCGGCTGGTACGCGCCGGCCGGCGACGCGGCGGCCCTGGCGGCGCGCCTGCAAGCCGTGCTGGCCGACCCAGTAGCTGCCGCCGAAGCTGGCAAACGGGGGCAGACGTTGGCACGGGCTGAGTTTGACCGGCGACTACTTGCCCAGCGAATGCAGCGCATTTTGGAAGGGGTGCTCTTTACTAACTAG
- a CDS encoding translocation/assembly module TamB domain-containing protein, translated as MSIYLRRFLYFILGLIALVLLLVIGVVVFLQFPAGQDFVARRAEGYLRGKLHTEVNIGKFRTDFRHALNFDDVYLADQQRDTLLSVGHLGVSIDIFALLHSQVNVSDVELENGRVRLTRTEPDSVNNYDFIIKAFSSPPTPADTAKSTLKYDIGKVHVRNLLFTQNDQVAGSDLRAKIGELLVNMDEVDVTNSIYKIDKVALRHSVVQMAQSKTAPELADNKPTKPLDLTFGLNQATVEDFGFEYRNDPSAQYIKTQVGLANVTAKNIDLAKERIDLGKLTLKNTTFAYAQNQNVSAEKRAVNPAEAVRKVNEAAKKAAPTPLAWRVTLEQSDVSGLAVNFDNFNDPKLKTKYPALDYSHLHFTDLILNTRDLSFTENLTTVKLDNLAGKDQSGFAISSARANVVYDSTDIKLDSLDLITPNSRIKRNIFLHYKSLGAIADDLPNLGLAGDLRETRLGFRDLLYLVPGLADTPPFTTGPNQSVLLTGLVSGRLGDLTIRGFEFVGLRNTIIEARRAHIVGLPNVDGRLFVDLDIQKFTSSRADLLSILPKGTVPDNISIPPVIALSGTFRGHPTTLAFDTNLKLRSTYGNVAFSGKLGAAQANGRQPLVGTFAVQNFDAGKLLKNPSIGTITGTGRINATGNLQDPNTLVGKLSANIQSARYNGYTYHGVTAAVDIDRSKYTIAASSKSDPNLNLDLNAVVNLRDAKNPTYQVTSLNLRGVNLTKLGFYTGGDLRVQGDLAASISGSGLNTINGTFSGSKLVIIKDGLPIALDSVRGRIVQNATHTAVTFSSNVADLNLDGNVHLGDLATELQRHISRYFRLPGVKPFSNTAGNQYFTYSLQVKNTRLLTKLVKDLKQISPFTLAGEYSRAEAKLTAHTTIGVVRYASYKLDSVNLNLNSDPRKLDYNLHLARARQASSLNLRRPSLIGSVADNKVNVRAAILGDSSNRERLALAGALTVVDQGKRGDGYQFAFTPDQTINYDTWTVSADNYVRYNADGSVTANNLRLTNGGSALVVQSQNPAVNTSPLAVRFEKFDLGIVSKAIGQPDSTLGGILNGEAVVRGLGTKRLGFTSNLTINNLLYSKAVIGDLAVQASNPEADRYQVEARLTGGSGNDVTVKGFYRTSGPTPLNFVADVKRLNLKTAEPFSAGQLSQGKGYLSGELKIAGTTSAPQVRGTLTTSADASFVVPQLGAPFRLVSQPVTFDAKGIAFNNFTVVDSAGNKAVANGYLLTPNLLDYAFDLRVTTKDFLAVRSTRSKDNTLYYGRLVVDSDTRLTGPLTLIKINTVATVVKGSDLTVENPAADPSVVAREGIVQFVDFSLPDSLRAKKAVADSANTGAIGYDITARITITDDTPFTFVVDPVSGDNLRVRAAGTLTTTLDASGNLTLTGRLDVRRGKYKLSLYGLATREFIIAQGSSVSWSGDPYNADLNITAIYKVKAAPSDLLAGQGSNDASTNLAARNTLPFNVLLKVTDQLSKPTIGFDITLPEDQRGALGGEVEARLGQLRQPGNSSDLSKQVFSLLVLGRFIQQNPFETTAGESIVASQLRGSVSQVLTDQLQNLTGKYLAGLGLDLGVTNQADYTSGSAQGRTDLNVAVRRQLLNNRLTVRLGTDVPLSGGNGNQGTSGTSSASNFAGDISLEYTLLADGRLRLRAFRQNAYEDIDGAIVRTGASLVYQREYNNFKELFEKVSQQVKDERRRNSKQEKLDKEEEKRHDQHLADSTAAANGAVRADTTKRNKK; from the coding sequence GTGTCAATTTATTTACGACGCTTTCTATACTTTATTCTGGGGTTGATTGCGCTGGTCCTGCTGCTGGTGATTGGCGTAGTCGTGTTCTTGCAGTTTCCGGCGGGCCAGGATTTTGTGGCGCGGCGGGCCGAGGGCTACCTACGCGGCAAGCTGCACACGGAAGTAAACATCGGAAAATTTCGGACCGATTTTCGGCACGCCCTCAACTTTGATGACGTGTATCTGGCTGACCAGCAGCGCGATACGCTGCTGAGCGTGGGCCACTTGGGCGTGAGCATCGACATTTTTGCGCTGCTGCACAGCCAAGTCAACGTCAGTGACGTGGAGCTGGAAAACGGCCGGGTGCGCCTGACCCGCACCGAGCCCGACAGCGTAAACAACTACGACTTCATTATCAAGGCGTTTAGTAGTCCGCCTACCCCGGCCGACACTGCCAAATCCACCTTGAAGTATGACATTGGGAAGGTACACGTCCGTAATTTGCTCTTCACCCAAAATGACCAGGTAGCAGGCTCCGACCTGCGGGCCAAAATCGGCGAGTTACTGGTGAACATGGACGAGGTGGACGTGACCAACTCCATCTACAAGATTGATAAAGTGGCGCTGCGCCACTCGGTGGTGCAAATGGCGCAGAGCAAAACCGCACCCGAGCTGGCCGACAATAAGCCGACTAAGCCGCTGGATTTGACATTTGGGCTGAACCAGGCAACGGTGGAAGACTTTGGTTTTGAGTATAGAAACGACCCATCGGCGCAGTATATCAAGACGCAGGTGGGGTTGGCCAACGTGACGGCTAAAAATATTGACCTTGCCAAGGAGCGCATTGACCTGGGCAAGCTGACGCTTAAGAACACGACTTTTGCCTACGCCCAAAACCAGAATGTGTCGGCAGAAAAGCGGGCCGTGAACCCGGCCGAAGCCGTGCGCAAAGTGAACGAGGCGGCCAAGAAAGCGGCCCCTACCCCCCTGGCCTGGCGCGTCACCCTGGAGCAGTCGGACGTGAGCGGGCTGGCCGTGAACTTTGATAATTTCAACGACCCCAAGCTGAAAACCAAGTATCCGGCGCTGGATTACAGCCACTTGCACTTCACGGATTTGATACTGAATACGCGGGACCTGAGCTTTACCGAAAACCTGACGACGGTGAAGCTGGACAACCTGGCGGGCAAGGACCAGAGCGGCTTCGCTATCAGTTCGGCGCGGGCCAACGTGGTGTACGATTCGACGGATATCAAGCTCGACAGCCTGGATTTGATAACGCCCAATTCGCGCATTAAACGGAACATTTTTCTGCATTATAAGAGCCTGGGGGCCATTGCCGACGACCTACCTAACTTAGGTCTGGCCGGCGACCTGCGCGAGACTCGCCTGGGTTTCCGCGACTTATTATACCTGGTGCCGGGCCTGGCCGACACGCCGCCCTTCACTACCGGCCCCAACCAGAGCGTGCTGCTGACCGGCTTGGTGAGCGGCCGGCTGGGCGACTTAACTATCCGCGGCTTTGAGTTTGTGGGGCTGCGCAACACCATAATTGAGGCCCGCCGGGCGCACATCGTGGGCCTGCCCAACGTGGACGGCCGACTGTTTGTGGACCTGGATATTCAGAAGTTCACCAGCTCGCGGGCCGACTTGCTGAGTATTTTGCCCAAGGGCACGGTGCCGGATAACATCAGCATTCCGCCGGTCATTGCGCTGAGCGGCACCTTTCGGGGCCACCCTACTACCCTCGCTTTTGATACGAACCTAAAGTTGCGCTCGACCTACGGCAACGTGGCGTTTTCGGGCAAGCTGGGGGCGGCGCAGGCCAACGGCCGGCAGCCGCTGGTGGGCACTTTCGCGGTGCAAAACTTCGACGCGGGTAAGTTGCTGAAAAACCCGTCCATCGGCACCATTACCGGCACGGGGCGCATCAACGCAACGGGTAATTTACAGGACCCTAACACGCTGGTGGGCAAGTTATCGGCCAACATTCAGAGCGCCCGCTACAACGGCTACACCTACCACGGCGTGACGGCCGCCGTGGACATTGACCGGAGCAAGTATACCATTGCGGCCAGTAGCAAAAGCGACCCCAATTTGAACCTGGATTTGAACGCCGTGGTGAACTTGCGGGACGCGAAAAACCCAACGTACCAGGTGACTTCGCTCAACCTGCGGGGCGTAAACCTGACCAAGCTGGGCTTTTATACCGGTGGCGACCTGCGAGTGCAGGGCGACCTCGCGGCGAGCATCAGTGGCTCGGGACTGAACACGATTAACGGCACGTTTAGCGGCAGTAAGCTGGTTATTATCAAGGATGGCCTACCCATCGCGCTCGACTCGGTGCGTGGGCGCATTGTGCAGAACGCAACCCACACGGCGGTCACGTTTAGCTCGAACGTGGCCGACTTAAACCTCGATGGCAACGTGCACCTGGGCGATTTGGCGACAGAATTGCAGCGCCACATCAGCCGCTATTTCCGGCTGCCTGGGGTGAAACCGTTTAGCAATACGGCTGGTAACCAGTACTTTACCTACTCGCTGCAAGTTAAGAATACGCGGCTGCTGACCAAGCTGGTAAAGGATTTGAAGCAGATTTCGCCCTTCACGCTGGCCGGCGAGTACAGCCGTGCCGAGGCTAAACTCACGGCCCACACCACTATCGGCGTGGTGCGCTATGCGAGCTACAAGCTCGACTCGGTAAACCTGAACCTAAACTCCGACCCGCGCAAGCTCGACTATAATTTGCACCTGGCCCGCGCCCGCCAGGCCAGCAGCCTAAACCTGCGCCGGCCCAGCCTGATAGGCTCCGTAGCCGATAATAAGGTGAACGTGCGGGCCGCCATCCTGGGTGACAGCAGCAACCGCGAGCGGCTGGCACTAGCCGGCGCGCTGACCGTGGTGGACCAGGGTAAGCGCGGCGACGGCTATCAGTTTGCCTTCACGCCCGACCAGACCATTAATTATGATACCTGGACGGTGAGCGCCGACAACTACGTGCGCTACAACGCCGACGGCAGCGTGACGGCCAATAACCTGCGCCTGACCAACGGTGGCTCGGCGCTGGTAGTGCAGAGCCAAAACCCGGCCGTGAACACCTCGCCGCTGGCCGTGCGCTTCGAGAAGTTTGACCTGGGCATCGTGAGCAAGGCCATTGGTCAGCCCGACTCTACCCTCGGCGGCATCCTCAATGGCGAGGCCGTGGTGCGGGGCCTGGGCACCAAGCGCTTGGGCTTCACGTCTAATCTGACTATCAACAATTTACTATACAGTAAAGCCGTTATTGGCGACTTAGCGGTGCAAGCCAGCAATCCCGAGGCCGACCGCTACCAAGTGGAGGCTCGCCTGACCGGCGGCAGCGGCAACGACGTGACAGTAAAGGGTTTTTACCGTACCAGCGGCCCTACCCCCCTCAATTTTGTGGCCGACGTGAAGCGGCTTAATCTGAAAACTGCCGAACCCTTCTCGGCCGGGCAGCTAAGCCAGGGGAAGGGCTATTTGAGTGGAGAACTGAAAATAGCTGGTACGACCAGCGCACCGCAGGTGCGCGGCACGCTCACTACCTCGGCCGACGCGTCCTTCGTGGTACCTCAGCTTGGTGCGCCGTTCCGATTAGTGAGCCAGCCCGTTACGTTCGATGCGAAAGGCATTGCCTTTAATAATTTCACGGTGGTGGACTCGGCGGGCAATAAGGCCGTAGCCAATGGCTACCTGCTTACTCCTAATCTGCTGGATTACGCTTTTGACCTGCGCGTGACAACCAAAGATTTCCTGGCCGTGCGCAGCACTCGCAGCAAGGATAACACCTTGTACTACGGCCGCTTGGTAGTGGACTCGGATACGCGCCTGACGGGCCCATTGACGCTCATCAAAATCAATACCGTAGCGACTGTGGTCAAAGGCTCGGACCTAACCGTGGAAAACCCAGCCGCCGACCCCAGCGTGGTGGCCCGCGAAGGCATCGTGCAGTTCGTTGACTTCAGCCTGCCCGATTCGCTGCGGGCTAAAAAAGCGGTGGCTGACTCGGCCAATACAGGGGCCATCGGCTACGACATCACGGCCCGCATCACGATTACTGATGACACACCCTTCACTTTTGTCGTGGACCCCGTGAGTGGCGACAATCTGCGCGTGCGGGCCGCCGGTACCCTTACTACTACCCTCGATGCCAGCGGCAACCTCACCCTGACTGGCCGCCTCGACGTGCGCCGGGGCAAGTATAAGCTGTCGCTTTACGGCCTGGCTACCAGGGAGTTTATTATTGCGCAGGGCTCGTCGGTGAGCTGGAGCGGCGACCCGTATAACGCCGACCTCAACATTACGGCCATCTACAAAGTAAAGGCTGCCCCGTCTGACCTGTTAGCCGGCCAGGGCAGCAACGACGCTTCTACTAACCTGGCGGCCCGCAATACACTACCCTTCAACGTACTGCTGAAGGTAACGGACCAGCTCAGTAAGCCGACAATTGGGTTCGACATTACGCTACCTGAAGACCAGCGCGGGGCGCTGGGGGGCGAGGTAGAGGCCCGCCTGGGTCAGCTGCGGCAGCCCGGCAACTCGTCGGACCTCAGCAAGCAGGTGTTCTCGCTCCTCGTGCTGGGGCGCTTTATTCAGCAAAATCCGTTTGAAACCACGGCTGGCGAGAGTATTGTAGCCAGCCAGCTGCGCGGCTCGGTGAGCCAGGTGCTCACCGACCAGCTCCAGAACCTGACCGGCAAATACCTGGCGGGCCTGGGCCTCGACCTGGGCGTAACCAACCAGGCTGACTACACCAGCGGCTCGGCCCAGGGCCGCACCGACCTTAACGTGGCCGTGCGCCGCCAGCTGCTCAACAACCGCCTCACCGTGCGCCTAGGCACCGACGTGCCGCTGAGCGGCGGCAACGGCAACCAGGGCACCTCAGGCACCAGCTCGGCCAGTAACTTTGCCGGCGACATCAGCCTCGAATACACGCTGCTCGCTGACGGCCGCCTGCGCCTGCGCGCCTTCCGCCAGAACGCCTACGAAGACATCGACGGGGCCATCGTGCGCACTGGGGCTTCGCTGGTATACCAGCGCGAGTACAACAACTTCAAGGAGTTATTTGAGAAGGTGAGCCAGCAAGTGAAGGACGAGCGCCGTCGCAACAGCAAGCAGGAAAAGCTGGATAAGGAGGAAGAAAAGCGCCACGACCAGCACCTAGCCGACTCGACGGCCGCCGCCAATGGGGCCGTGCGCGCGGACACGACGAAGAGAAACAAGAAGTAA
- a CDS encoding AAA family ATPase — protein sequence MQPISAPDYRPLIRQAFAEMEKVVVGQRTLVSRLLIGVFTGGHILLEGVPGLAKTLTVSTLAQVLHLHFQRVQFTPDLLPSDLVGTMIYNQNQSVFEVKKGPIFANLVLADEINRSPAKVQSALLEAMQENQVTIGETTYPLDRPFLVLATQNPVEQEGTYPLPEAQVDRFMLKVHVDYLKKADELEVMRRMANLGFQGDVRPVLTKEDIFGIRDQINQVQISDTLEKYLIELVFATRRPADYDLPEFAQAVQFGASPRASIALHRASRAVAYLDGRDYVLPEDIKDVAEDVLNHRILLTYEAEADGIRTHDLIEAILRKVPIS from the coding sequence ATGCAGCCTATTTCCGCCCCCGATTACCGCCCCCTCATTCGCCAGGCGTTTGCTGAGATGGAAAAAGTAGTGGTGGGGCAGCGGACGCTGGTGAGCCGCTTGCTCATCGGCGTTTTTACCGGCGGCCACATCCTGCTCGAAGGCGTGCCGGGCCTCGCCAAAACCCTCACCGTAAGTACCTTGGCGCAAGTGCTGCACCTGCACTTTCAGCGCGTGCAGTTCACGCCCGACCTGCTACCCTCCGACCTCGTGGGCACCATGATTTACAACCAGAACCAGTCGGTTTTTGAAGTAAAAAAGGGTCCCATTTTCGCCAACCTCGTGCTGGCCGATGAAATTAACCGCTCGCCGGCCAAGGTGCAAAGTGCGCTGCTTGAGGCCATGCAGGAAAACCAGGTTACCATCGGCGAAACGACCTACCCGCTCGACCGCCCCTTCCTGGTGCTAGCCACCCAAAACCCGGTGGAGCAGGAAGGTACCTACCCCCTACCTGAGGCGCAGGTAGACCGCTTTATGCTGAAAGTGCACGTCGATTACCTCAAAAAAGCCGACGAGTTGGAGGTGATGCGCCGCATGGCCAACCTGGGTTTCCAGGGCGACGTGCGGCCGGTACTTACCAAGGAGGATATTTTTGGCATCCGCGACCAGATAAACCAAGTACAGATTTCGGATACGCTGGAGAAGTATCTCATCGAGCTGGTGTTCGCTACCCGCCGCCCGGCCGACTACGACCTGCCCGAGTTTGCGCAGGCCGTACAGTTTGGGGCCAGTCCGCGGGCCAGCATCGCGTTGCACCGCGCCTCCCGCGCCGTGGCCTACCTCGATGGCCGCGACTACGTGTTGCCCGAAGACATCAAGGATGTGGCCGAGGACGTACTCAACCACCGCATCTTGCTCACCTACGAGGCCGAAGCCGACGGCATCCGCACCCACGACCTCATCGAGGCCATTCTGCGCAAGGTGCCGATTTCGTAG